The following is a genomic window from Pseudomonas purpurea.
TCACTCCCGTTCCTACATGACCCTGTTGCAGCGCGATGCGGCCTACCGGGCGCTGCGTGTCAGCCAGCAGCAGTTGCTCGACACCAACCTGGTGCTGCAACGGCTGATGAACTCCGACGGCCTGACCGGGCTGTCGAACCGCCGGCATTTCGACGAGTACCTGGAACTGGAGTGGAGAAGGGCGCAGCGCGATCAGATACAGCTGTCGTTGCTGATGATCGATGTCGACTACTTCAAGTCCTACAACGACAGCTTCGGCCATCTGGCGGGCGATGAAGCCCTGCGCAAGGTCGCCGATACGATCCGCGACGCCAGCAGCCGACCCTCGGACCTGCCCGCGCGGTACGGTGGCGAGGAATTTGTCCTGGTGCTGCCCAACACCTCGCCGGGCGGTGCACGGCTGGTGGCGGAAAAGCTCCGTCAGACCGTGGCCGCGCTGAACATTCCGCACGTCTACCCGGCCGAGGGTGCCAGCCTGACCATCAGCATCGGGCTCTCGACCATGACGCCGCAGTCGGGCAGTGATTGCCGGCAATTGATCTCGGCGGCAGACAAGGGCCT
Proteins encoded in this region:
- a CDS encoding PleD family two-component system response regulator — translated: MNDLQLDDFKTDENAAMVLLVDDQAMIGEAVRRGLSNEENIDFHFCADPHQAVAQAVRIKPTVILQDLVMPGLDGLTLVREYRNHPATKDIPIIVLSTKEDPLIKSAAFAAGANDYLVKLPDTIELVARIRYHSRSYMTLLQRDAAYRALRVSQQQLLDTNLVLQRLMNSDGLTGLSNRRHFDEYLELEWRRAQRDQIQLSLLMIDVDYFKSYNDSFGHLAGDEALRKVADTIRDASSRPSDLPARYGGEEFVLVLPNTSPGGARLVAEKLRQTVAALNIPHVYPAEGASLTISIGLSTMTPQSGSDCRQLISAADKGLYLAKNNGRNQVRVE